In a single window of the Minwuia thermotolerans genome:
- a CDS encoding phosphotransferase family protein: MTASKALDQPAFVERLTRAVRRRFGKAAAVTPVGEPSMGGINHTAIFEVAEAAGAARRLVLRRETIEGIGNPFIASHKQYRLLEVAHARGLPVPEPVFELQPADNLGNGFVMGFVEGETLPRRINNDPRFDGIRPGLAARCGELLAAIHDFGLEATDFLTDVADSADPLAAQRERLDLYREKHPALELGLRWLELNRPTSGAPASLHGDFRNGNFIVDETGIVAILDWECSHHGRPMEDLGWLCVPSWRFGNTDRPVGGFGERADLYAAYEAASGRRVDEEEVRYWEIFGMVRWAILNVMQGFGHVYEGRRSMVWAACGRNVAMVEHELMQALNGRSPR, encoded by the coding sequence ATGACCGCATCGAAGGCGCTCGACCAGCCGGCTTTCGTCGAACGGCTGACGAGGGCGGTACGCCGGCGCTTCGGCAAAGCTGCCGCCGTCACGCCGGTGGGCGAGCCCAGCATGGGCGGGATCAACCACACGGCCATCTTCGAGGTGGCCGAAGCCGCAGGCGCGGCCCGGCGGCTGGTGCTGCGCCGGGAGACAATCGAGGGCATCGGCAATCCCTTCATTGCCTCGCACAAACAGTACCGCCTGCTGGAAGTGGCGCACGCGCGCGGCCTTCCGGTGCCTGAGCCTGTCTTCGAACTGCAGCCGGCGGACAATCTCGGCAACGGCTTCGTCATGGGCTTTGTCGAGGGAGAGACCCTGCCCCGGCGAATCAACAACGACCCGCGTTTCGATGGTATCCGGCCCGGCCTCGCCGCGCGCTGCGGCGAACTGCTGGCCGCGATCCACGACTTCGGCCTTGAGGCGACGGACTTCCTGACCGACGTCGCCGACTCCGCCGATCCGCTGGCGGCCCAGCGCGAGCGTCTCGACCTCTACCGGGAGAAGCACCCGGCGCTCGAACTCGGCCTGCGCTGGCTGGAACTGAATCGCCCGACCAGCGGCGCGCCGGCCTCGCTCCACGGCGACTTCCGGAACGGCAATTTCATCGTCGACGAAACCGGCATCGTCGCCATCCTCGATTGGGAATGCAGCCATCATGGCCGGCCGATGGAGGATCTCGGCTGGCTCTGCGTCCCGTCCTGGCGCTTCGGCAATACGGACCGGCCTGTCGGCGGCTTCGGCGAGCGCGCAGACCTATACGCCGCCTACGAAGCGGCGAGCGGACGGCGGGTGGACGAAGAGGAAGTCCGCTACTGGGAGATCTTCGGCATGGTCCGCTGGGCGATCCTGAACGTCATGCAGGGCTTCGGTCACGTCTACGAAGGCCGCCGGTCAATGGTCTGGGCCGCCTGCGGGCGGAACGTCGCCATGGTCGAGCACGAACTGATGCAGGCGCTGAACGGCAGGAGCCCGCGATGA
- a CDS encoding TauD/TfdA dioxygenase family protein, giving the protein MSEHFDVEPLDASFGARITGLKLTEMSDAAFDALYETWLEHGLLLFPDQHMEPEAQVDVARRFGPLEVKLFAISNLKDDGSVRTSDEDDLVKILKGNMGWHHDSTYMPLQAKGAVFSAHVVPSEGGETGFADMRQAWDALDDDMKRRLEGLTALHSLHYSQMKAGFRRKEKDSEYIGYGLDERPPVRRQMVKVHPETGRKSLLVGRHAFGVSGMSEKESEEFVDGLNEFAGSGDWTYHHKWTPGEVVLWDNRCLMHRACPWDMTKPRVMYHSRIAGDPVSEAEVAA; this is encoded by the coding sequence ATGAGCGAGCATTTCGACGTCGAGCCGCTGGACGCCAGTTTCGGCGCGCGGATCACCGGTCTGAAGCTCACCGAGATGAGCGACGCGGCTTTCGACGCGCTCTACGAGACCTGGCTGGAACATGGCCTGCTGCTGTTCCCGGACCAGCACATGGAGCCCGAGGCGCAGGTCGACGTGGCGCGCCGCTTCGGTCCGCTGGAGGTGAAGCTGTTCGCCATCAGCAATCTGAAGGACGACGGCAGCGTCCGCACCAGCGACGAGGACGATCTGGTCAAGATCCTGAAGGGCAACATGGGCTGGCATCATGACAGCACCTACATGCCGCTGCAGGCGAAGGGCGCCGTCTTCAGCGCCCATGTAGTGCCGTCGGAAGGCGGGGAGACGGGCTTCGCCGACATGCGTCAGGCCTGGGACGCGCTGGATGACGACATGAAGCGCAGGCTGGAGGGGCTGACCGCGCTGCATTCGCTGCACTACAGCCAGATGAAGGCCGGTTTCCGCCGGAAGGAAAAGGACAGCGAATATATCGGCTATGGCCTGGACGAGCGGCCGCCGGTGCGCCGCCAGATGGTCAAGGTCCACCCCGAGACCGGCCGGAAGTCGCTGCTGGTCGGCCGCCACGCCTTCGGCGTCAGCGGCATGTCGGAGAAGGAGTCGGAAGAATTCGTGGACGGGCTCAACGAGTTCGCCGGCTCGGGCGACTGGACCTATCACCACAAGTGGACGCCCGGCGAGGTGGTGCTGTGGGACAACCGCTGCCTGATGCACCGCGCCTGCCCCTGGGACATGACGAAGCCCCGGGTGATGTATCACTCCCGCATCGCCGGCGACCCGGTGAGCGAGGCCGAGGTCGCCGCCTGA
- a CDS encoding acyl-CoA dehydrogenase family protein has protein sequence MNFEFPDKVKDLQARVAAFMDEHVYPLEHEYDRHVAEAGGWTTPPVLDDLKEKARAEGLWNLFMPDERYGAGLTNLEYAPLAEIMGRVEWAPEVFNCSAPDTGNMETLARYAGDEQKKQWLEPLLAGEIRSCFSMTEPAVASSDATNIECRITRDGEDYVINGRKWFSSGFANERCRLVIVMGKTAPDDPDRYRQQSMILVPKDAPGLRLERNPTTFGYSGAPGGHPEIVFEDVRVPASNILLGEGRGFEIAQGRLGPGRIHHCMRFIGSAQRALELMCQRAESRSAFGMKLSEHGSLREDIARSFCEIEQARLLTLRAADKMDREGNKAARDLIAAAKIVVPKMATEVIDRAMQVHGAKGFTEDTFLPRAWTWARYIRVGDGPDQVHMSSLARQLLRRYAG, from the coding sequence ATGAACTTCGAATTCCCGGACAAGGTGAAGGACCTGCAGGCGCGAGTCGCCGCCTTCATGGACGAGCATGTCTACCCGCTGGAGCACGAGTACGACCGACACGTCGCCGAAGCCGGCGGCTGGACCACGCCGCCGGTGCTGGACGACCTCAAGGAGAAAGCCAGGGCCGAGGGCCTGTGGAACCTGTTCATGCCCGACGAGCGCTACGGCGCCGGGCTCACCAACCTGGAATACGCACCACTGGCGGAGATCATGGGCCGCGTCGAATGGGCCCCGGAAGTCTTCAACTGCTCCGCCCCGGACACCGGCAACATGGAGACTCTGGCCCGCTACGCCGGCGACGAGCAGAAGAAGCAGTGGCTGGAGCCCCTGCTGGCCGGCGAGATCAGGTCCTGCTTCTCCATGACCGAGCCGGCCGTCGCCTCGTCCGACGCCACCAACATCGAGTGCCGCATTACCCGCGACGGCGAGGACTACGTCATCAACGGCCGCAAGTGGTTCTCGTCCGGCTTCGCCAACGAACGCTGCCGGCTGGTCATCGTCATGGGCAAGACGGCGCCGGACGATCCCGACCGATACCGCCAGCAGTCGATGATCCTCGTACCGAAGGATGCGCCCGGCCTGCGGCTGGAGCGGAACCCGACCACCTTCGGCTATTCCGGCGCGCCCGGCGGCCACCCGGAGATCGTCTTCGAGGATGTCCGCGTGCCGGCGTCGAACATTCTGCTCGGCGAGGGCCGGGGCTTCGAGATCGCCCAGGGCCGCCTCGGTCCGGGGCGGATCCATCACTGCATGCGCTTCATCGGCTCGGCCCAGCGGGCGCTGGAGCTGATGTGCCAGCGCGCCGAAAGCCGCAGCGCCTTCGGCATGAAGCTCTCCGAGCACGGCTCGCTGCGCGAGGACATCGCCCGATCCTTCTGCGAGATCGAGCAGGCGCGGCTGCTGACGCTCCGGGCCGCCGACAAGATGGACCGGGAGGGCAACAAGGCCGCCCGGGACCTGATCGCCGCGGCCAAGATCGTGGTGCCGAAGATGGCGACGGAGGTCATCGACCGCGCCATGCAGGTGCACGGCGCCAAGGGCTTCACCGAGGATACCTTCCTGCCCAGGGCCTGGACCTGGGCGCGCTATATCCGGGTCGGCGACGGGCCGGATCAGGTCCACATGTCGTCGCTCGCCCGGCAGTTGTTGCGGCGCTACGCCGGCTGA
- a CDS encoding VOC family protein: MTEQLHHVHIFSSDIDATVDWWRDMLGGEVAFDDDFGGARNVFMRVGGGRLHIYEQPPRDEGRGAVHHIGIRTDDLESLEARLRAAGVAFRSGIRDFGAWKYIMCPAPDGVLLELFQADAEKLSGEAARYFADPVD; encoded by the coding sequence ATGACCGAGCAGCTTCATCACGTCCACATATTCTCGTCCGACATCGATGCGACCGTCGACTGGTGGCGCGACATGCTGGGCGGCGAGGTCGCCTTCGACGACGATTTCGGCGGCGCGCGCAACGTCTTCATGCGCGTCGGCGGCGGGCGGCTGCACATCTACGAACAGCCGCCGCGCGACGAAGGCCGCGGCGCCGTCCACCACATCGGCATCCGCACCGACGACCTGGAATCGCTGGAAGCGCGGCTGCGCGCGGCGGGCGTCGCCTTCCGCAGCGGCATCCGCGATTTCGGCGCCTGGAAGTACATCATGTGCCCCGCGCCGGACGGCGTGCTGCTGGAACTGTTCCAGGCCGACGCGGAAAAACTCTCCGGCGAAGCCGCGCGATACTTCGCCGATCCGGTCGACTGA
- a CDS encoding DUF6285 domain-containing protein, which translates to MRQDQPAAHDLVGTVREYLEGLAGKLDDEHRFDLRVATHLLGIVERELRDRPDFEDDECAALRDLTGAKEGEDAIDALCRALRAGALDNRWDEALAAVNRTVELKMKVVRPAALAPADKGEKNR; encoded by the coding sequence ATGAGACAGGATCAGCCCGCCGCCCACGACCTCGTCGGCACGGTCCGTGAATACCTCGAAGGTCTCGCCGGAAAGCTGGACGACGAACACCGCTTCGATCTGCGCGTCGCTACCCACCTGCTGGGCATCGTTGAACGCGAGCTCCGCGACCGGCCGGATTTCGAGGACGATGAGTGCGCGGCGCTGCGCGACCTGACGGGCGCCAAGGAGGGCGAGGACGCGATCGACGCGCTCTGCCGCGCCTTGCGCGCTGGCGCCCTCGACAACCGCTGGGACGAGGCGTTGGCGGCGGTCAACCGCACTGTCGAACTGAAGATGAAGGTCGTTCGGCCCGCGGCGCTGGCGCCGGCCGACAAGGGGGAGAAAAACAGATGA
- a CDS encoding N-acyl-D-amino-acid deacylase family protein, with the protein MTAYDTVFSGARIFDGTDAASFIGTVCVRGDRIAAVEKGAVRPEAREVIDAAGLALAPGFIDVHTHDDIALIENPAMEMKTSQGVTTVITGLCGYSPAPFLPEARLPAEFEILMFRPEHRFERFRRYLDAVKAARPAVNTLALVGHSTLRLSVMDDVNRPATEGEIARMGELLEQSLSDGAIGLSSGLAYAMASRSETSELIALAKRMPKGGFYVTHLRDEAEGLLDAVDEALEIGRASGAPVIFSHHKAVGGANHGAVRHSLARIDAARGVQAVGLDLYPYDFSSTALTPERARAAGGERVTITRSKPMPETAGRKLSEVAADLGCTEEEAVERLMPAGALYHTMAEADVRTVLAHDLAMIGSDGLPFDARPHPRLWGTFPRVLGHYARDEGLLSLAEAVRRMTGLPAEIFGIPDRGFVREGCFADLVLFDPGRIRDRSSLAEPTAPAEGIAQVYVNGMAAAPGAGRQILPAHATVA; encoded by the coding sequence ATGACCGCCTATGACACCGTCTTCTCCGGCGCCCGGATCTTCGACGGCACAGACGCGGCGTCCTTCATCGGCACGGTCTGCGTCCGGGGCGACCGCATTGCCGCGGTCGAGAAGGGCGCGGTGCGGCCGGAAGCCCGGGAAGTGATCGACGCAGCCGGGCTGGCGCTTGCGCCGGGCTTCATCGACGTCCACACCCATGACGACATCGCCCTGATCGAGAATCCGGCGATGGAGATGAAGACCAGCCAGGGCGTCACCACGGTGATCACGGGGCTTTGCGGCTACAGCCCGGCGCCGTTCCTGCCGGAGGCCAGACTGCCGGCCGAGTTCGAGATTCTGATGTTCCGTCCCGAACACCGCTTCGAGCGGTTCCGGAGATACCTCGACGCGGTGAAGGCGGCGCGTCCGGCGGTGAACACCCTGGCGCTGGTCGGCCATTCGACCCTGCGCCTCAGTGTCATGGACGACGTGAACCGGCCGGCGACAGAGGGCGAGATTGCGCGGATGGGCGAACTGCTGGAGCAAAGCCTGTCCGACGGCGCGATCGGGCTGTCGTCGGGCCTCGCCTACGCCATGGCCAGTCGCTCGGAGACATCCGAACTGATCGCGCTGGCGAAGCGGATGCCGAAGGGCGGGTTTTACGTCACCCATCTCCGCGACGAGGCCGAAGGCCTGCTCGATGCGGTCGACGAGGCGCTGGAAATCGGACGGGCCAGCGGCGCGCCGGTGATCTTCTCCCATCACAAGGCGGTGGGCGGGGCGAACCACGGCGCCGTGCGCCACTCCCTGGCCCGGATCGACGCGGCGAGGGGCGTGCAGGCGGTGGGCCTCGACCTCTACCCCTACGACTTTTCCTCCACGGCGCTGACGCCGGAGCGGGCCCGTGCCGCCGGGGGCGAGCGGGTGACGATCACGCGCTCGAAGCCGATGCCGGAAACCGCCGGCCGGAAACTCTCCGAGGTCGCCGCGGATCTTGGCTGCACGGAAGAAGAGGCCGTCGAACGGCTGATGCCGGCCGGCGCGCTCTATCACACCATGGCCGAGGCCGACGTCCGCACGGTGCTGGCCCATGACCTCGCCATGATCGGCTCCGACGGTCTGCCCTTCGACGCCAGGCCGCATCCCAGGCTCTGGGGCACGTTCCCGCGTGTGCTCGGACACTACGCGCGCGACGAGGGCCTGCTGTCGCTGGCGGAGGCGGTGCGGCGCATGACCGGCCTGCCGGCCGAGATCTTCGGCATCCCGGACCGCGGCTTCGTGCGCGAAGGCTGCTTCGCCGATCTCGTGCTCTTCGACCCGGGCAGGATCCGCGACAGGTCGAGCCTCGCGGAGCCGACCGCACCAGCCGAGGGCATCGCGCAGGTCTACGTCAACGGCATGGCTGCCGCGCCCGGCGCCGGGCGGCAAATCCTTCCCGCGCACGCCACGGTCGCATAG
- a CDS encoding rhodanese family protein: protein MHLKELTPEEARRLADKGAILVDIREADEVARENIPGARHAPLSGMGDAAARLDDAPAVIFFCRSGNRTRENSGQLRQLADAEAYVLQGGFDAWRKAGLPVNVDRRQPLPLMRQVQMAAGLLIVLGVALGYALSPWWFLLAGFVGAGLFQAGATGWCGMARLLGVMPWNRRSPAGA from the coding sequence ATGCATCTGAAGGAACTCACCCCCGAAGAGGCCCGGCGTCTGGCCGATAAAGGCGCCATCCTGGTCGACATCCGCGAGGCCGACGAAGTCGCGCGGGAAAACATTCCCGGCGCGCGGCATGCCCCGCTCTCCGGCATGGGAGACGCGGCGGCGCGTCTGGACGACGCCCCGGCGGTGATCTTCTTCTGCCGTTCGGGCAATCGCACCCGCGAGAACAGCGGCCAGCTCAGGCAGCTCGCCGACGCCGAAGCCTATGTGCTGCAAGGCGGCTTCGACGCCTGGCGCAAGGCGGGCCTGCCGGTCAATGTCGACCGCCGCCAGCCCCTGCCGCTGATGCGCCAGGTGCAGATGGCCGCCGGTCTGCTGATCGTGCTCGGCGTGGCGCTGGGCTATGCGCTCTCACCCTGGTGGTTCCTGCTGGCCGGCTTCGTCGGCGCGGGTCTGTTCCAGGCCGGGGCCACCGGCTGGTGCGGCATGGCCCGGCTGCTCGGCGTCATGCCCTGGAACCGGCGCAGCCCCGCCGGCGCCTGA
- a CDS encoding acetyl-CoA carboxylase biotin carboxyl carrier protein subunit has protein sequence MDVKSEIAGKVWKIVAAVGDAVEEDEEILILESMKMEIPVMAPAAGRIAEILVEEAESVQEGQIVVRLES, from the coding sequence ATGGACGTCAAATCGGAAATCGCCGGCAAGGTGTGGAAGATCGTGGCCGCCGTCGGCGATGCGGTGGAGGAGGACGAGGAAATCCTCATCCTTGAATCGATGAAGATGGAGATCCCGGTCATGGCCCCCGCGGCGGGGCGCATCGCCGAGATTCTGGTCGAGGAGGCGGAAAGCGTCCAGGAAGGCCAGATCGTGGTGCGGCTGGAGAGCTGA
- a CDS encoding MBL fold metallo-hydrolase, translating to MTDSERLAIRAFFDEATNTISYLVWDQETMKAAVIDPVLDYDNRSGRASTHSADAILEAAKAEGVEIEWILETHAHADHLSAAPHIKRATGARIGIGEHITDVQGIFGPFFNLDNVSGDGAEFDHLFRDGETFRIGGLTVEVMHLPGHTPACIAYHVEDAVFVGDTIFMPDYGTARADFPGGDARTLYRSIQRLLSLPDETRLFMCHDYKAPGRDAYVWETTVSAEKANVHLAGKNEDQFVAWREERDSGLAAPTLLLPSIQTNIRAGRLPDPESNGTRYLKLPITLADTDDSSA from the coding sequence ATGACGGACAGTGAACGACTGGCGATCCGCGCCTTTTTCGACGAAGCCACCAACACCATCAGCTATCTGGTCTGGGACCAGGAGACGATGAAGGCAGCGGTGATCGATCCGGTGCTGGATTACGACAACCGCTCCGGCAGGGCGTCGACGCACTCGGCGGACGCCATTCTGGAAGCGGCGAAGGCGGAAGGCGTGGAGATCGAATGGATCCTGGAAACCCATGCCCATGCCGATCATCTGTCCGCCGCGCCGCATATCAAGCGCGCCACGGGTGCCCGGATCGGCATCGGCGAGCACATCACGGATGTCCAAGGCATCTTCGGCCCCTTCTTCAACCTGGACAACGTCTCAGGCGACGGCGCGGAATTCGACCATCTGTTCCGGGACGGCGAAACCTTCCGGATCGGCGGTCTGACGGTCGAGGTGATGCATCTGCCCGGCCACACGCCGGCCTGCATCGCCTACCATGTCGAGGACGCGGTCTTCGTCGGTGACACCATCTTCATGCCCGATTACGGGACCGCGCGCGCCGATTTTCCCGGCGGCGACGCGCGGACGCTCTATCGCTCCATCCAGCGGCTGCTGAGTCTGCCGGACGAGACGCGTCTGTTCATGTGCCACGACTACAAGGCTCCGGGCCGCGATGCCTATGTCTGGGAAACCACGGTCAGCGCGGAGAAGGCCAACGTCCATCTCGCGGGCAAGAACGAGGATCAGTTCGTCGCCTGGCGGGAAGAGCGGGACTCCGGCCTCGCCGCGCCGACGCTGTTGCTGCCCTCGATCCAGACCAATATCCGCGCCGGCCGCCTGCCGGACCCGGAATCGAACGGTACGCGATACCTCAAGCTGCCGATCACGCTGGCTGATACGGACGACTCTTCGGCATGA
- a CDS encoding ArsR/SmtB family transcription factor: MNQFDTIDDLEAKASEASATLRLLANEKRLLVLCRLIKEGEMTVSALAAAAGLGQSALSQHLARLRADGIVAVRREAQQVHYRIADEKVRRLLDALYAIYCASPENGD; encoded by the coding sequence ATGAACCAGTTTGACACCATCGACGACCTGGAAGCGAAGGCCTCGGAAGCATCTGCGACCCTGCGTCTCCTCGCCAACGAGAAACGCCTGCTGGTGCTCTGCCGCCTGATCAAGGAGGGCGAGATGACCGTCTCGGCCCTCGCGGCGGCGGCGGGCCTGGGCCAATCGGCCCTGTCGCAGCACCTGGCCCGGCTCCGCGCCGACGGCATCGTCGCCGTCCGGCGGGAAGCCCAGCAGGTCCACTACAGAATCGCCGACGAGAAGGTTCGCCGGCTGCTCGACGCGCTCTATGCAATCTACTGCGCGTCCCCCGAAAACGGAGACTGA
- a CDS encoding SDR family NAD(P)-dependent oxidoreductase: MSELSGKSCLITGASRGIGAAAARHFGELGARVTLLARSRRTIQEIADEIVKAGGHAIAVGADVASYADVEAAVAKAVEAHGGLDVLVNNAGLIEPIARLAESDPDEWTKVADVNYKGVYFGLRAALPVMLKSGGGTVVNVSSGAATSALEGWSHYCSSKAAALSLTACAHKEYGAEGIRVLGISPGTVRTDMQVAIKASGINPVSRLDPSVHIPAEWVAKAIAWLCTEASDDWLGRDFPLRSKEGRAAVGLTAD, encoded by the coding sequence ATGAGCGAACTGTCCGGCAAGAGCTGTCTGATCACCGGCGCCAGCCGCGGCATCGGCGCGGCTGCGGCGCGCCATTTCGGCGAACTGGGCGCCAGGGTGACGCTGCTCGCACGCAGCCGCCGCACGATCCAGGAGATTGCCGACGAGATCGTGAAAGCGGGCGGCCACGCCATCGCGGTGGGGGCCGACGTCGCCAGCTACGCGGATGTCGAGGCCGCGGTGGCGAAGGCCGTCGAGGCGCATGGCGGCCTGGACGTGCTGGTCAACAATGCCGGCCTGATCGAACCGATCGCGCGCCTTGCCGAGAGCGATCCGGACGAATGGACCAAGGTGGCGGACGTCAACTACAAGGGGGTCTATTTCGGCCTGCGCGCCGCCCTGCCGGTGATGCTGAAGTCGGGCGGCGGCACCGTCGTCAACGTCAGCTCCGGCGCGGCGACCAGCGCGCTGGAAGGCTGGAGCCACTATTGTTCCTCCAAGGCTGCGGCGCTCTCGCTGACCGCCTGCGCGCACAAGGAATACGGCGCGGAGGGCATCCGCGTGCTCGGCATCAGCCCCGGCACTGTGCGCACCGACATGCAGGTCGCCATCAAGGCCTCCGGCATCAATCCGGTCAGCCGGCTCGACCCTTCGGTCCACATTCCAGCCGAGTGGGTGGCGAAGGCCATCGCCTGGCTCTGCACCGAGGCGTCCGACGACTGGCTCGGCCGCGATTTTCCGCTGCGCTCGAAGGAGGGCCGGGCCGCCGTCGGCCTGACCGCCGATTGA
- a CDS encoding SulP family inorganic anion transporter — protein sequence MRRGVGKRAARFLPILNWGREYGPGPLTDDLIAAAIVTVMLVPQSLAYAMLAGLPPEVGLYASILPLLAYALFGTSRTLAVGPVAVVSLMTAAAIGGIAAPGTPEYVAAAIALALVVGAMLLVMGVFRLGFLANFLSHPVISGFISASAILIALSQVGHLLGIRVSGHNLPEIVQSLVRSVPAANFPTLLVGGGAVIFLMLARRQLGGLLRDRLGLRPRIADIAVKLAPMIAVIVTTLAAWALDLGADGVGLVGDIPAGLPMPSLPDFSPQLWLDLLEPAALIAVIGFVESVSVAQTLAARRRQRIDPDQELVGLGASNIAAAVGGGYPVTGGFARSIVNFDAGARTPAAGAFAALGIALVTLSLTSLLYFLPRATLAATIIVAVLSLVDLGGLRRTWVYSKKDFAAVAATILVTLGVGVEAGVMAGVVISLGLFLFRTSRPHMAVVGLVPGTEHFRNIKRHAVLTDPSILGLRVDESLYFANARYLEDAVYDMVALQPELKHVILQCSAVNEIDASALESLEAINERLGELGVAFHLSEVKGPVTDRLGRTGFLDELSGRMFLSHYQAVAALAPDLVEKGRSPAGA from the coding sequence ATGAGGCGCGGCGTGGGCAAGCGGGCCGCCCGGTTCCTGCCGATCCTGAACTGGGGGCGGGAGTACGGGCCCGGCCCGCTGACCGATGACCTGATCGCCGCGGCCATTGTCACGGTGATGCTGGTGCCGCAGTCGCTGGCGTACGCCATGCTGGCCGGTCTGCCGCCGGAGGTCGGGCTTTACGCCTCGATCCTGCCGCTGCTCGCCTATGCGCTGTTCGGCACCAGCCGGACGCTGGCCGTCGGGCCGGTCGCCGTGGTCTCCCTGATGACGGCGGCCGCGATCGGCGGGATCGCGGCGCCGGGTACGCCGGAATACGTCGCCGCAGCCATCGCCCTCGCGCTGGTTGTCGGCGCGATGCTGCTGGTGATGGGGGTCTTCCGGCTCGGCTTCCTCGCCAATTTCCTCAGCCATCCGGTGATCTCGGGTTTCATCAGCGCCTCGGCCATTCTCATCGCGCTCAGCCAGGTCGGGCATCTTCTGGGTATCCGGGTGAGCGGCCACAACCTGCCGGAAATCGTGCAATCCCTTGTCCGAAGCGTTCCGGCCGCGAATTTCCCGACACTGCTGGTGGGCGGCGGCGCCGTGATCTTCCTGATGCTGGCCCGGCGACAGCTCGGCGGTCTGCTGAGGGACCGGCTGGGTCTGCGCCCGCGCATTGCCGATATCGCCGTCAAGCTGGCGCCGATGATCGCCGTCATCGTCACCACCCTTGCCGCCTGGGCGCTGGATCTGGGCGCTGACGGCGTCGGCCTGGTGGGCGATATCCCCGCCGGCCTGCCCATGCCGTCGCTGCCCGACTTCAGCCCTCAACTCTGGCTTGATCTGCTGGAGCCGGCGGCGTTGATCGCCGTCATCGGCTTCGTCGAATCCGTCTCCGTCGCCCAGACGCTGGCCGCGCGCCGGCGGCAGCGGATCGATCCGGATCAGGAACTGGTCGGCCTCGGCGCCTCCAACATCGCCGCGGCGGTGGGCGGCGGCTATCCGGTGACCGGCGGCTTCGCGCGCTCCATCGTCAACTTTGACGCCGGCGCGCGCACGCCGGCCGCCGGAGCGTTCGCCGCCCTCGGCATCGCGCTGGTCACGCTGTCGCTCACCTCGCTGCTCTATTTCCTGCCGCGGGCGACCCTGGCGGCGACCATCATCGTCGCCGTGCTGTCGCTGGTCGATCTGGGCGGTCTTCGCCGCACCTGGGTCTATTCGAAGAAGGATTTCGCCGCCGTCGCCGCGACGATCCTGGTGACTCTCGGGGTTGGCGTGGAGGCCGGCGTGATGGCGGGCGTCGTCATTTCGCTGGGGCTGTTCCTGTTCCGCACCAGCCGACCTCACATGGCGGTCGTCGGCCTGGTTCCGGGCACCGAGCACTTCCGCAACATCAAGCGCCACGCGGTGCTGACCGACCCTTCCATCCTCGGTCTCCGGGTCGACGAATCGCTCTACTTCGCCAATGCCCGGTACCTCGAGGACGCGGTCTACGACATGGTCGCCCTGCAGCCAGAACTGAAGCATGTGATCCTGCAGTGCAGCGCGGTCAACGAGATCGACGCCAGTGCCCTGGAGAGCCTGGAGGCGATCAACGAACGGCTGGGCGAACTGGGCGTCGCCTTTCACCTGTCGGAAGTGAAGGGACCGGTCACGGACCGGCTCGGGCGCACGGGTTTTCTGGACGAATTGTCGGGGCGTATGTTCCTGTCGCATTATCAGGCGGTGGCGGCGCTCGCCCCGGACCTCGTGGAGAAGGGAAGGTCTCCGGCCGGGGCCTGA
- a CDS encoding TetR/AcrR family transcriptional regulator → MIAAALRLIARNGSAGCSLAQIGTESGYSRGLPVARFGTKQALLEAVVDTCDAWFQHRLAKALGDRRGLDALFVRMGAHMAGARDSAPATVAVYQLYVESMGSASELKPRMQALGEGYREGFRRHLQEAREMGELRADVDIDRFATMILGAVRGVIVQALVDGGKTDLDSARDDLVGMFRQVLAAH, encoded by the coding sequence ATGATCGCCGCGGCCCTCCGCCTGATCGCGCGGAATGGTTCGGCGGGCTGCAGCCTGGCGCAGATCGGCACGGAATCGGGCTACAGCCGCGGCCTGCCGGTGGCGCGCTTCGGCACCAAGCAGGCGTTGCTGGAGGCCGTGGTCGACACCTGCGACGCCTGGTTCCAGCACCGCCTGGCGAAGGCGCTGGGCGACAGACGCGGTCTTGACGCGCTGTTCGTCCGCATGGGCGCACACATGGCCGGCGCCCGCGACAGCGCGCCTGCGACCGTCGCCGTCTACCAGCTCTATGTGGAGTCCATGGGCTCCGCATCGGAACTGAAGCCGCGCATGCAGGCGCTGGGCGAAGGCTATCGGGAGGGCTTCCGCCGCCACCTGCAGGAGGCCCGGGAAATGGGCGAGCTGCGCGCAGACGTCGATATCGACCGCTTCGCCACCATGATCCTGGGCGCGGTGCGCGGCGTCATCGTCCAGGCGCTGGTCGACGGCGGCAAGACCGACCTGGACAGCGCCCGCGACGACCTCGTGGGCATGTTCCGGCAGGTTCTGGCCGCACATTGA